In Amycolatopsis methanolica 239, a single genomic region encodes these proteins:
- a CDS encoding isoprenyl transferase yields the protein MSLRSFGSKLVYGIYSRRLIQQAAGKHPRHIAIMLDGNRRWAREAGFTDVADGHRAGARKIADFLTWCREADVEVVTMWLLSTDNLSRATEELEPLLEIIADVVDELAHPGNPWRIRVVGALELLPEPIAKRLQAAAASSEKRTGMEVNVAVGYGGRQEIADAVKKLLLQHADEGTSIRELAKILDVDHISEHLYTSGQPDPDLIIRTSGEQRLSGFLLWQSAHSEFWFTEAYWPAFRRVDFLRALRDYAWRHRRFGT from the coding sequence GTGAGTCTTCGCTCCTTCGGGTCCAAGCTTGTCTACGGCATCTACAGCCGCCGTCTGATCCAGCAGGCCGCGGGCAAGCACCCGCGCCACATCGCGATCATGCTGGACGGCAATCGCCGGTGGGCACGGGAAGCCGGCTTCACCGACGTCGCCGACGGGCACCGCGCGGGAGCCCGCAAGATCGCCGACTTCCTCACCTGGTGCCGCGAGGCCGACGTCGAGGTCGTGACGATGTGGCTGCTGTCCACGGACAACCTCAGCCGCGCCACCGAGGAGCTCGAACCGCTGCTGGAGATCATCGCCGACGTCGTCGACGAGCTGGCCCACCCCGGCAACCCGTGGCGCATCCGGGTCGTCGGCGCGCTGGAACTGCTGCCCGAGCCGATCGCCAAGCGCCTGCAGGCGGCCGCGGCGAGCTCCGAGAAGCGCACCGGCATGGAGGTCAACGTCGCCGTCGGCTACGGCGGGCGGCAGGAGATCGCCGACGCGGTCAAGAAGCTGCTGCTCCAGCACGCCGACGAGGGCACGTCCATCCGCGAGCTGGCGAAGATCCTCGACGTCGACCACATCTCCGAGCACCTCTACACCTCGGGCCAGCCCGACCCGGACCTCATCATCCGCACCTCCGGCGAGCAGCGGCTGTCCGGTTTCCTGCTGTGGCAGTCGGCGCACTCCGAGTTCTGGTTCACGGAGGCCTACTGGCCCGCCTTCCGCAGGGTCGATTTCCTCCGCGCACTTCGTGACTACGCGTGGCGGCACCGCCGTTTCGGTACTTGA
- the trhA gene encoding PAQR family membrane homeostasis protein TrhA, translated as MTVETEPFVDTRPRLRGHLHFWTFFSALACVATLVVLAGTTVSGLAALATSVYGLTVLGVFGVSALYHRRLWSPRAYQWMKRADHSMIFLFIAGTYTPFTLLAMSKPTGYVVLGVVWGGALAGVALKMLWPGAPRWLGVPIYVALGWVAIFVLPELATHAGVAALVLLLVGGLFYTVGAVFYAVKWPNYWPNTFGYHEFFHACTVLAALSHYIAVWLALYA; from the coding sequence GTGACCGTAGAGACCGAACCCTTCGTCGACACCCGTCCCCGGCTCCGCGGCCATCTCCATTTCTGGACGTTCTTCAGCGCGCTGGCCTGCGTGGCGACGCTGGTCGTGCTCGCCGGGACGACGGTGTCCGGCCTGGCGGCGCTCGCCACCTCGGTGTACGGCCTGACCGTGCTCGGCGTGTTCGGGGTCAGCGCGCTGTACCACCGCCGGTTGTGGAGCCCGCGCGCCTACCAGTGGATGAAGCGCGCCGACCACTCGATGATCTTCCTGTTCATCGCGGGCACGTACACCCCGTTCACGCTGCTGGCGATGTCGAAGCCGACGGGGTACGTCGTGCTCGGCGTGGTCTGGGGCGGCGCGCTGGCCGGGGTGGCGCTGAAGATGCTGTGGCCGGGCGCGCCGCGCTGGCTCGGCGTGCCGATCTACGTGGCGCTCGGCTGGGTGGCGATCTTCGTGCTGCCCGAGCTGGCCACGCACGCCGGGGTGGCCGCGCTCGTGTTGCTGCTGGTCGGCGGCCTGTTCTACACCGTCGGCGCGGTGTTCTACGCGGTGAAGTGGCCGAACTACTGGCCCAACACCTTCGGCTACCACGAGTTCTTCCACGCGTGCACCGTGCTGGCCGCGCTCTCGCACTACATCGCGGTCTGGCTGGCGCTCTACGCCTGA
- a CDS encoding acyl-CoA dehydrogenase, whose protein sequence is MNPDALTAVLDGQWAQLRREIRAQFAGYDVDEPYDLSTEEYRAWVLERLRELAKSGWHRLGFSREYGGGGDIGGSVVSFEMLGYGDLSLMVKSGVQWGLFGGAIQLLGTAPHHERYLARIMDLDLLGCFAMTETGHGSDVQHLRTTATYDPATREFVIDTPDVQARKDYIGNAARHGQMAVVFAQLVTGGESRGVHAFVVPIRDEKGAPMPGVEIGDDGRKAGLNGVDNGRLTFHSVRVPREALLNRYGDVTEDGTYTSPIESDNRRFFTMLGTLIRGRISVAGGAIHATERALAIATRYAEKRRQFGRPGADGETVLLDYRAHQRKLLPAIARTYALHFAHEELTRALHDIQGSADAEERAQRELESRAAGIKAIATWHATRSIQTAREACGGAGYLSENLLPALKADTDVFTTFEGDNTVLLQLVAKGLLTSYRDHFADLSPLATARFVAEQFVGAVIERTAARKVIERLVDAAPGRDDDDVLFDRGWQVKLFEDREQHVLEGCARRLRRAPEADPFEVFNDAQDHVLRAAKVHVERIVLEAFVAAIDRCAGQDARALLERVCDLYVLSNVEEDRAWFLEHGRLTSARAKAVVAAVNDLCAELRPHARLLVDGFAVPEPFLRPAMLR, encoded by the coding sequence ATGAACCCCGATGCGTTGACCGCGGTACTGGATGGACAGTGGGCCCAGCTGCGCCGGGAGATTCGCGCGCAGTTCGCCGGGTACGACGTGGACGAGCCCTACGACCTGAGCACGGAGGAGTACCGGGCCTGGGTGCTGGAGCGCCTGCGTGAACTGGCCAAGAGCGGCTGGCACCGGCTCGGCTTCTCCCGCGAGTACGGCGGCGGGGGAGACATCGGCGGTTCGGTCGTGTCGTTCGAGATGCTCGGTTACGGCGACCTGTCGCTGATGGTGAAGTCCGGTGTGCAGTGGGGCCTGTTCGGCGGCGCGATCCAGCTGCTCGGCACGGCGCCGCACCACGAGCGGTACCTGGCCCGCATCATGGACCTGGACCTGCTCGGTTGCTTCGCCATGACCGAGACCGGGCACGGCTCGGACGTGCAGCACCTGCGCACCACGGCCACCTACGATCCGGCGACGCGCGAGTTCGTCATCGACACCCCGGACGTGCAGGCGCGCAAGGACTACATCGGCAACGCGGCGCGGCACGGCCAGATGGCGGTGGTGTTCGCGCAGCTCGTCACCGGCGGGGAAAGCCGTGGCGTGCACGCCTTCGTGGTGCCGATCCGGGACGAGAAGGGCGCGCCGATGCCGGGCGTGGAGATCGGTGACGACGGCCGCAAGGCGGGCCTGAACGGCGTCGACAACGGGCGCCTGACGTTCCACTCGGTGCGGGTGCCGCGGGAGGCGCTGCTCAACCGGTACGGCGACGTCACCGAGGACGGCACCTACACGAGCCCGATCGAGAGCGACAACCGCCGGTTCTTCACCATGCTGGGCACGCTGATCCGCGGCCGGATCAGCGTGGCGGGCGGCGCGATCCACGCCACCGAGCGGGCGCTGGCGATCGCGACCCGGTACGCGGAGAAGCGCCGGCAGTTCGGCCGTCCCGGTGCGGACGGCGAGACGGTGCTGCTGGATTACCGTGCGCACCAACGGAAACTGCTGCCGGCGATCGCGCGCACGTACGCGCTGCACTTCGCGCACGAGGAGCTGACCCGGGCGCTGCACGACATCCAGGGCAGCGCGGACGCTGAAGAACGGGCGCAGCGTGAGCTGGAGTCCCGTGCCGCGGGCATCAAGGCGATCGCGACCTGGCACGCCACCCGCAGCATCCAGACGGCGCGGGAAGCGTGTGGTGGCGCGGGGTACCTGTCGGAGAACCTGCTGCCCGCGCTGAAGGCCGACACCGACGTGTTCACCACGTTCGAGGGCGACAACACGGTGCTGCTGCAGCTGGTCGCGAAGGGACTGCTGACGAGCTACCGCGACCACTTCGCCGACCTGAGCCCGCTGGCGACGGCCCGGTTCGTGGCCGAGCAGTTCGTCGGCGCGGTGATCGAGCGGACCGCGGCGCGCAAGGTGATCGAGCGGCTGGTGGACGCCGCGCCCGGCCGGGACGACGACGATGTGCTGTTCGACCGCGGCTGGCAGGTGAAGCTGTTCGAGGACCGCGAACAGCACGTGCTGGAGGGCTGCGCGCGGCGGCTGCGGCGGGCCCCGGAGGCGGACCCGTTCGAGGTCTTCAACGACGCGCAGGACCACGTGCTGCGCGCGGCGAAGGTGCACGTCGAGCGGATCGTGCTGGAGGCGTTCGTCGCGGCCATCGACCGGTGTGCGGGCCAGGACGCGCGGGCCCTGCTGGAGCGGGTGTGCGACCTGTACGTGCTGTCGAACGTCGAAGAGGACCGCGCGTGGTTCCTCGAACACGGGCGCCTGACGTCGGCGCGGGCCAAGGCGGTGGTCGCCGCGGTGAACGACCTGTGCGCCGAACTCCGCCCCCACGCACGGCTGCTCGTGGACGGCTTCGCGGTGCCGGAACCGTTCCTGCGCCCCGCGATGCTGCGTTAG
- a CDS encoding thioredoxin domain-containing protein, which produces MANRLAAATSPYLLQHAENPVDWWPWSAEALAEAKRRDVPILLSIGYAACHWCHVMAHESFEDAETARLMNEHFVNIKVDREERPDIDAVYMTATQAMTGQGGWPMTCFLTPDGEPFHCGTYYPPQPRPGVPSFQHLLIAVAQAWQERRDELREGAGKIVEHLAGQLGPLPPAPVDAGVLDAALLKLTGEADRARGGFGGAPKFPPSMVLEFLLRHHERTGSAEALSLVESCAEAMARGGIHDQLAGGFARYSVDASWVVPHFEKMLYDNALLLRAYAHLARRTGSALAAGVARMTGEFLLARLRTEQGGFAASLDADTLGEEGLTYVWTPAQLREVLGDDDGAWAAELFSVTESGTFEHGTSVLQLLRDPDDPDRFERVRAALLAARDERPQPGRDDKVIAAWNGLAITALCEAGVALDEPHWVSAAQDAASAVLGIHLRDNRLRRSSRDGTAGDAAGVLEDYGCLAEGLLALHQATGDPRWLTEATNLLDTALANFAVADTPGAYHDTADDAEVLVHRPSDPTDNASPSGASALANALVTASVLVGSGRSARYRAAAEEAVHRTGQLIAKAPRFAGHWLTAAEALLAGPVQVAIAGPDSTERDLLRAVAARRAHGGAVVLAGEPDAAGVPLLADRPLVAGQAAAYVCRGYVCDRPVTSPDDLVSALSARSEQGS; this is translated from the coding sequence ATGGCCAACCGACTCGCCGCCGCGACGAGCCCCTACCTGCTGCAGCACGCCGAGAACCCGGTCGACTGGTGGCCGTGGAGCGCCGAGGCGCTCGCCGAGGCCAAGCGCCGGGACGTGCCGATCCTGCTCTCGATCGGTTACGCCGCGTGCCACTGGTGCCACGTCATGGCCCACGAGTCCTTCGAGGACGCCGAGACCGCGCGCCTGATGAACGAGCACTTCGTCAACATCAAGGTCGACCGCGAGGAGCGTCCCGACATCGACGCGGTCTACATGACCGCGACCCAGGCGATGACCGGCCAGGGCGGCTGGCCCATGACCTGCTTCCTCACCCCCGACGGCGAGCCGTTCCACTGCGGCACCTACTACCCGCCGCAGCCGCGGCCGGGCGTGCCGTCGTTCCAGCACCTCCTCATCGCCGTCGCCCAGGCCTGGCAGGAGCGCCGCGACGAACTGCGCGAGGGCGCGGGCAAGATCGTCGAGCACCTCGCCGGGCAGCTCGGGCCGCTGCCGCCCGCCCCGGTCGACGCGGGCGTGCTCGACGCCGCCCTGTTGAAGCTGACCGGGGAGGCCGACCGCGCACGCGGCGGTTTCGGTGGCGCGCCGAAGTTCCCGCCGTCGATGGTGCTGGAGTTCCTGCTGCGCCACCACGAACGCACCGGATCCGCCGAGGCGCTGTCCCTTGTGGAATCGTGCGCCGAGGCGATGGCCCGCGGCGGCATCCACGACCAGCTCGCCGGCGGGTTCGCCCGTTACTCCGTCGACGCGTCCTGGGTCGTGCCGCACTTCGAGAAGATGTTGTACGACAACGCTTTGCTGCTGCGGGCGTACGCGCACCTGGCCCGCCGCACCGGCTCCGCCCTGGCCGCCGGGGTCGCGCGCATGACCGGCGAGTTCCTGCTCGCCCGCCTCCGCACGGAACAGGGCGGGTTCGCCGCGTCACTCGACGCGGACACCCTCGGCGAGGAAGGCCTGACCTACGTCTGGACGCCAGCGCAACTGCGTGAGGTGCTCGGCGACGACGACGGCGCGTGGGCCGCGGAACTGTTCAGCGTCACCGAATCCGGCACGTTCGAGCACGGCACCTCGGTCCTGCAGCTGCTGCGCGACCCGGACGACCCGGACCGCTTCGAGCGAGTCCGCGCCGCGCTGCTGGCCGCGCGCGACGAGCGGCCCCAGCCGGGCCGCGACGACAAGGTGATCGCGGCCTGGAACGGGCTCGCCATCACCGCGCTGTGCGAGGCGGGCGTGGCGCTCGACGAGCCGCACTGGGTGTCCGCGGCCCAGGACGCCGCGTCCGCGGTGCTCGGCATCCACCTCCGCGACAACCGCCTGCGCCGCAGCTCGCGGGACGGGACCGCCGGTGACGCGGCGGGCGTGCTGGAGGACTACGGCTGCCTCGCCGAGGGGCTGCTGGCCCTGCACCAGGCGACCGGTGACCCGCGCTGGCTCACCGAGGCCACGAACCTGCTGGACACCGCGCTCGCCAACTTCGCCGTCGCGGACACCCCGGGCGCGTACCACGACACGGCGGACGACGCCGAGGTCCTCGTGCACCGGCCGTCGGACCCGACCGACAACGCCAGCCCCTCCGGCGCGTCCGCACTGGCGAACGCGCTGGTCACGGCCTCGGTGCTGGTCGGGTCGGGCCGGTCCGCGCGGTACCGGGCAGCCGCCGAGGAGGCCGTTCACCGGACGGGCCAGCTGATCGCCAAGGCACCCCGCTTCGCCGGGCACTGGCTCACCGCGGCCGAGGCGCTGCTGGCCGGGCCAGTCCAGGTCGCGATCGCCGGCCCGGACTCGACCGAGCGGGACCTGCTGCGCGCGGTGGCCGCCCGTCGTGCGCACGGCGGCGCGGTCGTGCTGGCCGGGGAGCCGGACGCGGCGGGGGTGCCGCTGCTCGCGGACCGGCCGCTGGTGGCCGGACAGGCCGCGGCCTACGTGTGCCGCGGTTACGTCTGCGACCGGCCCGTGACCAGCCCCGATGACCTGGTCTCAGCCTTGTCCGCCCGCAGTGAACAGGGGAGCTGA
- the mca gene encoding mycothiol conjugate amidase Mca has protein sequence MVGSDELMSGTGSRLRLMAVHAHPDDESSKGAATMARYVAEGAEVMVVTCTGGEAGSILNPAMDRPEVLANMSAIRREEMAKAAKILGVQHRWLGFVDSGLPEGDPLPPLPEGCFALTPLEEPVRELVKVMREFRPHVVLTYDENGGYPHPDHIRTHEVSMAAFDAAAEPDKFPEAGEPWQALKLYYMHGFSRARMQAFHDALVEAGLESPYAEWLGKWDPDRADVMERVTTRIECADYFEVRDEALKAHATQIDPNSRWFFVPLDMQRRVWPTEEYELVRSLVDSTLPEDDLFAGVREKVNT, from the coding sequence ATGGTGGGTTCTGACGAGCTGATGTCCGGGACGGGATCGCGCCTGCGTCTCATGGCGGTGCACGCACATCCCGACGACGAGTCGAGCAAGGGTGCCGCCACGATGGCGCGCTACGTCGCCGAGGGCGCCGAGGTCATGGTGGTGACCTGCACCGGAGGCGAGGCCGGGAGCATCCTCAACCCGGCCATGGACCGGCCCGAGGTGCTGGCCAACATGTCCGCCATCCGCCGCGAGGAGATGGCCAAGGCCGCCAAGATCCTCGGCGTCCAGCACCGCTGGCTGGGCTTCGTGGACTCCGGCCTGCCGGAGGGCGACCCGCTGCCCCCGCTGCCGGAGGGCTGCTTCGCGCTCACCCCGCTCGAGGAGCCGGTGCGCGAGCTGGTCAAGGTCATGCGCGAGTTCCGCCCGCACGTCGTGCTGACCTACGACGAGAACGGCGGCTATCCGCACCCGGACCACATCCGCACCCACGAGGTCTCCATGGCGGCCTTCGACGCCGCCGCCGAGCCGGACAAGTTCCCCGAGGCAGGCGAGCCCTGGCAGGCGCTCAAGCTGTACTACATGCACGGCTTCTCCCGTGCCCGCATGCAGGCCTTCCACGACGCGCTCGTCGAGGCCGGACTGGAGTCTCCGTACGCGGAGTGGCTCGGCAAGTGGGACCCGGACCGCGCGGACGTCATGGAGCGGGTCACCACGCGCATCGAGTGCGCCGACTACTTCGAGGTCCGCGACGAGGCGCTGAAGGCGCATGCCACCCAGATCGACCCGAACAGCCGGTGGTTCTTCGTGCCGCTGGACATGCAGCGCCGGGTGTGGCCGACGGAGGAGTACGAGCTGGTGCGCTCGCTCGTGGACAGCACGCTGCCCGAGGACGACCTGTTCGCGGGCGTCCGTGAGAAGGTGAACACATGA
- a CDS encoding DUF4307 domain-containing protein, with amino-acid sequence MSTASAPPSLPDGRYGRPRRPSRRWRVWVFTGIALVVSCAVAWIGYVNLGAAPISAERVTFEELPGNAMTISLNVTRDEPDRPGVCIVRTRDISGAESGRREVYIPANDSRVDVVVRSIDRPVTADVYGCSYDIPEYLSRS; translated from the coding sequence TTGAGCACCGCCAGCGCCCCGCCGTCGCTGCCGGACGGCCGCTACGGGCGGCCCCGCAGGCCGAGCCGCCGCTGGCGGGTGTGGGTCTTCACCGGGATCGCGCTGGTCGTGAGCTGCGCCGTCGCGTGGATCGGGTACGTGAACCTGGGCGCCGCGCCCATCAGTGCGGAACGCGTCACGTTCGAGGAGCTGCCCGGCAACGCGATGACGATCTCGCTCAACGTGACGCGGGACGAGCCGGACCGGCCGGGCGTGTGCATCGTGCGGACGCGTGACATCAGCGGCGCCGAGAGCGGGCGGCGGGAGGTCTACATCCCGGCGAACGACAGCCGGGTCGACGTGGTCGTGCGGAGCATCGACCGCCCGGTCACCGCGGACGTGTACGGCTGCTCCTACGACATCCCGGAGTATCTGTCAAGGAGTTAG
- the greA gene encoding transcription elongation factor GreA, which yields MVAVSDTQVTWLTQEAYDRLKHELDELIENRPVIAAKINASREEGDLRENGGYHAAREEQGQQEARIRHLQELLRSAKVGEAPKNDGVAEPGKVLTVRYDGDDEDEKFLLATREEGAEGELDVYSPESPLGKALLGAKEGESREYELPNGSTQKVTLVKAVPYSG from the coding sequence ATGGTGGCCGTGAGCGACACCCAGGTGACCTGGCTGACCCAGGAAGCCTACGACAGGCTCAAGCACGAGCTCGACGAGCTGATCGAGAATCGTCCGGTCATCGCTGCGAAGATCAACGCCAGCCGCGAAGAAGGCGACCTCCGCGAGAACGGCGGGTACCACGCCGCCCGCGAGGAGCAGGGCCAGCAGGAGGCCCGCATCCGCCACCTGCAGGAACTCCTGCGGTCGGCGAAGGTCGGCGAGGCCCCCAAGAACGACGGGGTCGCCGAGCCGGGCAAGGTCCTCACCGTGCGCTACGACGGTGACGACGAGGACGAGAAGTTCCTGCTCGCCACGCGCGAAGAGGGCGCCGAGGGCGAACTCGACGTGTACTCCCCCGAATCGCCCCTGGGCAAGGCCCTGCTGGGCGCCAAGGAAGGCGAGTCGCGCGAGTACGAGCTGCCCAACGGCAGCACGCAGAAGGTGACGCTGGTCAAGGCCGTGCCCTACTCCGGCTGA
- a CDS encoding Lrp/AsnC family transcriptional regulator: MIYQTGQCDQEDAVDALDARLLLLLTDAPRLNVLECARRLGVARGTVQARLDRLTEQGILGGFPPQLNLTAMGYGLTAFAVIEIAQGQRTSVSEALDAIEEVCEVHATTGQGDLFVRMVARDHDDLQRVIDAVVSVPGVRRTSTSLALSTPVPPRVRPLLERLAYETNSR, encoded by the coding sequence ATGATCTATCAAACCGGGCAATGTGACCAGGAGGATGCGGTGGACGCGCTCGACGCCCGGCTGTTGCTGTTGCTCACCGACGCGCCGCGGCTGAACGTGCTGGAGTGCGCGCGCCGGCTCGGCGTCGCCAGGGGCACCGTGCAGGCGCGCCTGGACCGGCTCACCGAACAGGGCATCCTCGGCGGCTTCCCGCCGCAGCTGAACCTCACGGCCATGGGGTACGGGCTGACCGCGTTCGCGGTGATCGAGATCGCGCAGGGCCAGCGCACCTCGGTTTCCGAGGCCCTGGACGCCATCGAAGAGGTGTGCGAGGTGCACGCCACCACGGGGCAGGGCGACCTGTTCGTCCGGATGGTGGCGCGCGACCACGACGACCTGCAGCGGGTCATCGACGCCGTGGTGAGCGTGCCGGGGGTGCGGCGCACGTCGACGTCGCTGGCCCTGTCCACACCCGTGCCGCCGCGCGTCCGGCCGCTGCTGGAACGGCTCGCCTACGAGACGAACTCCAGGTAG
- the hppD gene encoding 4-hydroxyphenylpyruvate dioxygenase, translating into MTNALDDVDYDQLRQLVGLVEHDETADPFPVKSLDAVVFIAGNATQTAWYYQHAFGMRLVAYAGPETGQPDHKAFVLKSGSARFVITGGVRPNSPLLDHHRRHGDGVVDLALEVSDVDKCVAHARAQGAAVLEKPHDVSDEHGTVRRAAIATYGETRHSLVDRSRYTGPYLPGFQARETPQRKRLFQAVDHCVGNVELGKMDHWVDWYHRVMGFTNMAEFVGDDIATEYSALMSKVVANGNHRVKFPLNEPAVAKKKSQIDEYLEFYGGAGCQHIALATNDIVGTVTAMRAAGVEFLDTPNSYYDDPALRARIGEVRVPIETLKEHRILVDRDEDGYLLQIFTKPVGDRPTVFYELIERHGSLGFGKGNFKALFEAIEREQERRGNL; encoded by the coding sequence ATGACGAACGCTCTCGACGATGTCGACTACGACCAGTTGCGCCAGCTCGTCGGTTTGGTCGAGCACGATGAGACCGCCGACCCGTTCCCCGTGAAGTCGCTCGATGCCGTCGTGTTCATCGCCGGCAACGCCACCCAGACCGCGTGGTACTACCAGCACGCATTCGGCATGCGGCTCGTCGCCTACGCCGGGCCAGAGACCGGGCAGCCGGACCACAAGGCGTTCGTGCTGAAGTCGGGTTCCGCGCGCTTCGTCATCACCGGCGGCGTCCGGCCGAACTCCCCGCTGCTCGACCACCACCGCCGCCACGGCGACGGCGTCGTGGACCTCGCGCTCGAAGTGTCCGATGTGGACAAGTGCGTCGCGCACGCGCGCGCCCAGGGCGCCGCGGTCCTGGAGAAGCCGCACGACGTCTCCGACGAGCACGGCACCGTGCGCAGGGCCGCGATCGCGACCTACGGCGAGACCCGGCACAGCCTCGTCGACCGCTCCCGCTACACCGGCCCGTACCTGCCCGGTTTCCAGGCGCGGGAGACGCCGCAGCGCAAGCGGCTGTTCCAGGCCGTCGACCACTGCGTCGGCAACGTGGAGCTCGGCAAGATGGACCACTGGGTGGACTGGTACCACCGCGTCATGGGCTTCACGAACATGGCGGAGTTCGTCGGCGACGACATCGCCACCGAGTACTCGGCGCTGATGAGCAAGGTCGTCGCCAACGGCAACCACCGGGTGAAGTTCCCGCTCAACGAGCCCGCGGTGGCGAAGAAGAAGTCACAGATCGACGAGTACCTGGAGTTCTACGGCGGCGCCGGGTGCCAGCACATCGCGCTGGCCACCAACGACATCGTCGGCACGGTCACCGCGATGCGCGCGGCCGGCGTGGAGTTCCTGGACACCCCGAACTCCTACTACGACGACCCGGCGCTGCGCGCGCGGATCGGCGAGGTGCGGGTGCCGATCGAGACGCTGAAGGAGCACCGGATCCTGGTCGACCGCGACGAGGACGGCTACCTGCTGCAAATCTTCACCAAGCCCGTCGGTGACCGGCCCACGGTGTTCTACGAGCTGATCGAACGGCACGGCTCGCTCGGCTTCGGCAAGGGCAACTTCAAGGCCCTGTTCGAAGCGATCGAGCGCGAGCAGGAGCGCCGCGGCAACCTCTAG
- a CDS encoding IS982 family transposase, whose amino-acid sequence MTTDLNTLLTALYVKIDDHLAGRRRMGRPPKLTDAELVTLAVAQALLGFTSEARWLRFLPARMPGAFRYLPGQSGYNRRLRAALPLIKHVMRWLAADTDLWTDTTWIVDSTPVECGRSRPTVKRSELAGWAKYGFCRSHSRWFWGLRLHLVCTPAGLPVAWALADPKIDERQVLMAICDHEPHLLTDRPGLLIIADKGYVSRELDHYLTERGVRLIRPSYRNRRPHPGEPLLKSIRQLIESVNDTLKGQLDLEQHGGRTIEGVGTRVAQRLLALTAAIWHNRATGQPITRSLTAYDH is encoded by the coding sequence GTGACGACCGACCTGAACACCCTTCTCACCGCACTCTACGTCAAGATCGACGACCATCTCGCGGGCAGGCGGCGGATGGGCAGACCGCCGAAGCTGACCGACGCTGAGCTGGTCACGCTGGCCGTCGCCCAGGCGTTGCTGGGGTTCACCTCCGAGGCCCGCTGGCTGCGGTTCCTGCCCGCCCGGATGCCCGGCGCGTTCCGCTACCTGCCCGGCCAGTCCGGCTACAACCGTCGCCTGCGCGCTGCGCTGCCACTGATCAAGCACGTGATGCGCTGGCTGGCGGCCGATACCGACCTGTGGACCGACACCACCTGGATCGTCGACTCCACCCCGGTGGAGTGCGGCCGGTCCCGACCGACGGTCAAGCGCTCAGAGCTGGCCGGCTGGGCCAAGTACGGCTTCTGCCGCTCACACTCCCGCTGGTTCTGGGGACTGCGGCTGCATCTGGTCTGCACCCCTGCCGGACTCCCGGTGGCCTGGGCGCTGGCGGACCCGAAGATCGACGAGCGGCAGGTACTCATGGCGATCTGCGACCACGAACCCCACCTGCTCACCGACCGCCCCGGCCTGCTGATCATCGCCGACAAGGGCTACGTCTCCCGCGAACTCGACCACTACCTCACCGAGCGCGGGGTCCGGCTGATCCGACCGTCCTACCGCAACCGCCGGCCCCATCCCGGCGAGCCGCTGCTCAAGTCCATCCGCCAGCTCATCGAGTCAGTCAACGACACCCTCAAAGGCCAACTCGACCTCGAACAGCACGGCGGACGCACCATCGAAGGCGTCGGAACCCGCGTCGCCCAACGCCTCCTGGCCCTCACCGCCGCCATCTGGCACAACCGCGCCACCGGCCAACCCATCACCCGATCACTGACCGCCTACGACCACTAA